GTCGCCGTAGAGCTTCCGGTTCCACTGGGTCCGCGCGCGCCCGTCGCCGTGCTCGCCGGAGACGCTCCCGCCGTATTTGACGACGAGGTCGGTGACGTCGTCGGCGATGCCTTCGAACTGCTCGATGCCCGTCTCGCTCTTCAGGTTCACGAGCGGGCGGATGTGGAGGACGCCCGGGCCGGCGTGCGCGTAGAACGACGCCGACGTCCCGTGGTCCGCGAGGACGTCCTGGAACGCCGCGACGTACTCCGGGAGGTGTTCCGGCGGAATCGCGGTGTCCTCGATGAAGGAGATGTGCTTCTCGTCGCTCGTCCGCCCGAGGAGGATGGGGAGCCCGGACTTCCGGAGCTTCCAGAACCGCGTGCGCTCGGCCTCGTCGTACGCCTCCAGCGCCTCGTCCGCGAACACCGGCGCGTCCGCCGTGACGGGGTCGTCGCCCGCGTCACCCGTCGGCGTCACCGACGGACACCGGTCCCGCAGGAGGCCCGCCACCTTCGCCACGCCGTCCTCGTCCGACTCCGCGTAGAACTCGACGAGGAGGACCGCGCCCGCGTCGCCCGGCAGCATCTCCACCAGCTCGCCGAACTCCTCGGTTTCTCCCGCGAGGTCGAGGAGCGTGTCGTCCACCAGCTCCACCGCGGCCGGGTCGTGTTCGAGGATGGGCGCGACGTCCTCCATCGCCGTCACGAGGTCCGAGTAGGTGAGGAGCGCCATCGACTTCGTCGCCGGGATGGGCTCCAACCCCACGCGCGCCTTCGTCACCGTCGCCAGCGTCCCCTCCGACCCCGCGAGGAGGCGCGCGAGATTCACCGTTCCCTCCTCGGTCGCGCCGTCGCCGCGCGCCTCGCGCACTAGCACGTCGAGGTTGTAGCCGGAGACGTTCCGCTTCAGGTTCGGATACTTCTCCTCGACTTCGTCCGATTCCTCGTCGATGATGCGGAGGACTTCGGCGTACACTCGCTCTTCGATGTCGCCGTCCGCGTCGGCGTTCTCCCGGAGCGTCTCGATTTCGGTTTCGCCGAACGTCGTCACGGTGCCGTCGGCGAGCACGGCTTCGACCTCCTCGATGTAGGCGTCCGTCTTCCCGTACTTCAGGGAGTGTGCGCCCGTCGAGTTGTTCCCGATAGCGCCGCCGAGCACGGAGCGGTCGCCCGCCGCCGGGTCCGGCGCGAACTTCAGGCCGTGGGGCCGTAGCCGCTCGTTCAGTCGCGCGAGCTTTACGCCCGCCTGCGCCACCGCCTCCCGGCCCTCGGGGTCGATGTCCTCGACGCCCGTCATGTGCTTCGAGAGGTCGAGGACGACCGCCTCGTTCACGGCCTGCCCGGCGAGGCTCGTCCCGCCGCCGCGCGGGAGCACGGGAATCTCGTGGTCCGCGCAGTAGGAGACGACGGCCGCGACGTCCGCGGTGTGCTTCGGGAAGACCACGCCGACCGGGACGGCGCGGTACGCGCTCGCGTCCGTCGCGTAGAGCTCGCGGCTGTACTCGTCGAACCGGACCTCGCCGTTGACGCGCGCCTCCAGGGCCTCCACGAGCGCCGGACGGTCGACGTCCCCGCCGACGTAGTCGTACTCCGCTCCCGGGTCCGCCGCCGGGTCGGACTCGTTCACTGCCATACTCGATGGGCGCGCGCCGCGAAGTAAATACCACCGCTCCCTTACAGAACCGCCGCGCGCCCGGAAGCCGAGGAACTAACCCGGAGGCCGCACAACGAAGCTCCATGTCAACAACGACCACGGGGGCGTTCGCGGACGCGCTCGCCCCGCTCAACGGCCGCGTGGAACGCGTTCCCGCCGCCGAAGTGGCAGAGACCATCGACGCGGCCGCCGTCGCCCCCGCCGTCGGCGTGCCGCTCGACATCGACGGCGTCTCCCTCCCCGACTCGGTCGCGACCGACTTCAGCGCCGACGGCGTCGAGAGCGCCGCGACGGGCGTGACGCCGGCGGCGCTCGGCGTCGCCGAGTACGGCAGCCTCCTCCTCGAACACGCGCCCGCCGGCGCGGAGCCCGCCCAGCTCTACCCGAGCACGCACGTCGCCGTCCTCAGGGAGAGCGACCTCTACCCCGACCTCGAGTCCGCGTGGAGCGAGGTGGCCGCCGCGTTCGACGCCGGCCGCGACGACGCCGTGCTCGCCACCGGCTCCTCCGCCACCGCCGACATGGGCGAACTCGTCCGCGGCGTCCACGGCCCCCGGGAGGTAATCGTCGTCCTCGTGGAGGACCGCTAGATGTCCAGCGACCGCCAGCGGAAAGCGGCGAAAATCCGCGAGGTGATGCGCGAGGAGGGCGA
This portion of the Halocalculus aciditolerans genome encodes:
- a CDS encoding FAD-binding and (Fe-S)-binding domain-containing protein; this encodes MAVNESDPAADPGAEYDYVGGDVDRPALVEALEARVNGEVRFDEYSRELYATDASAYRAVPVGVVFPKHTADVAAVVSYCADHEIPVLPRGGGTSLAGQAVNEAVVLDLSKHMTGVEDIDPEGREAVAQAGVKLARLNERLRPHGLKFAPDPAAGDRSVLGGAIGNNSTGAHSLKYGKTDAYIEEVEAVLADGTVTTFGETEIETLRENADADGDIEERVYAEVLRIIDEESDEVEEKYPNLKRNVSGYNLDVLVREARGDGATEEGTVNLARLLAGSEGTLATVTKARVGLEPIPATKSMALLTYSDLVTAMEDVAPILEHDPAAVELVDDTLLDLAGETEEFGELVEMLPGDAGAVLLVEFYAESDEDGVAKVAGLLRDRCPSVTPTGDAGDDPVTADAPVFADEALEAYDEAERTRFWKLRKSGLPILLGRTSDEKHISFIEDTAIPPEHLPEYVAAFQDVLADHGTSASFYAHAGPGVLHIRPLVNLKSETGIEQFEGIADDVTDLVVKYGGSVSGEHGDGRARTQWNRKLYGDELWQAFRDLKTAFDPDWLLNPGNVCGDAKMTENLRYGTEYEFDPGFEPELQWRNENGFEGMVELCHGCAGCRGDQDTTGGVMCPTYRASGEEIQSTRGRANLLRDAMSGELDGDADDEFLREVMDLCVGCKGCSRDCPSEVDMAKMKVELEHDHHEREGASLRDKLFANIDALAGVASRVAPLSNLANYVPGAGRVAEATVGIAAERDLPEFRRETFHDWFAARGGARVSERDAERSVVFLADTFTNYIHPENGKAAVKVLEAAGVHVELADVTDTGRPAHSKGFLDKARNTAADVVRDLHPHVRDGRDVVLVEPSDAVMVQSDYRDLLDTDAMHAVADRTYGVMEYLDTFRLDDGLDAVGEGSMAYHGHCHQKATKKDHHAVGVLRRAGYDVDALDSTCCGMSGSFGYEAEHYSMSRAIGNMLFDQVAESSTEEVVAPGTSCRTQLEDLVDDVDTPVQKLAAALD
- a CDS encoding LUD domain-containing protein, whose amino-acid sequence is MSTTTTGAFADALAPLNGRVERVPAAEVAETIDAAAVAPAVGVPLDIDGVSLPDSVATDFSADGVESAATGVTPAALGVAEYGSLLLEHAPAGAEPAQLYPSTHVAVLRESDLYPDLESAWSEVAAAFDAGRDDAVLATGSSATADMGELVRGVHGPREVIVVLVEDR